A genomic segment from Natronorubrum tibetense GA33 encodes:
- a CDS encoding Single-stranded DNA binding protein — protein sequence MELDNHAEDLASDLGVDKEEVKADLQNLVEYSVPIDEAKQSLRRKYGDGSSGGGGTPSSKDIGDITPEDGNVTVTGVVLTAGKRSIRYQGDDLEIVEGRLADETGVIDYTSWEDFGLSPGDTITAGNAGVREWDGEPELNLGESTSLSFEDESLDVAYEIGGDAQLADLQTGDRAVTVEVTVVDCERRTIDGRDGETEILSGVFGDESGRLPFTNWDPAPEIEDGGTIRIENAFVQEFRGVPEVNVSEFSVVSAIDREIDVGADATTMDVGEAVHTGGIYDVEVSGNVIAVRDGSGLIQRCPECYRVIQKGQCRTHGSVDGVDDLRVKAILDDGTGAVTVVLDDELTQQVYDGTLEDALEQAREAMDQEVVADTIRERIVGREYRVRGHLSVDEYGANLDAEQFAESDDDTEARASAFLTEVNA from the coding sequence ATGGAACTCGACAATCATGCCGAGGATCTCGCCTCCGACCTCGGTGTCGACAAAGAGGAGGTCAAAGCGGACCTGCAGAACTTGGTGGAGTACAGCGTCCCCATCGACGAAGCCAAACAGAGCCTTCGCCGGAAGTACGGCGACGGCTCGAGCGGCGGCGGTGGGACTCCCTCGAGCAAGGATATCGGCGATATCACGCCCGAAGACGGCAACGTCACCGTCACCGGCGTCGTGCTGACGGCCGGCAAACGGTCGATCCGGTATCAAGGCGACGACCTCGAGATCGTCGAGGGACGACTCGCCGACGAGACCGGCGTGATCGACTACACCTCCTGGGAGGATTTCGGACTCTCGCCGGGCGATACGATCACCGCGGGCAATGCGGGCGTCCGCGAGTGGGACGGCGAACCCGAACTCAACCTCGGCGAGAGCACGTCGCTGTCGTTCGAGGACGAGTCGCTCGACGTCGCCTACGAAATCGGCGGCGATGCCCAACTGGCTGATCTGCAGACGGGCGACCGCGCGGTCACCGTCGAAGTCACGGTCGTCGACTGCGAGCGCCGCACGATCGACGGTCGCGACGGAGAGACCGAAATTCTGAGCGGCGTCTTCGGCGACGAAAGCGGTCGACTCCCGTTCACGAACTGGGATCCGGCTCCCGAGATCGAGGATGGCGGGACGATTCGCATCGAGAACGCCTTCGTCCAGGAGTTCCGCGGCGTCCCCGAAGTCAACGTCTCGGAGTTCTCGGTCGTCTCCGCGATCGATCGCGAAATCGACGTCGGTGCCGACGCGACGACGATGGACGTCGGCGAGGCCGTCCACACGGGCGGCATCTACGACGTCGAAGTCAGCGGCAATGTGATTGCCGTCCGCGACGGGTCGGGACTGATCCAACGCTGCCCCGAGTGCTATCGCGTCATTCAGAAGGGGCAGTGTCGAACCCACGGGAGCGTCGACGGCGTCGACGACCTTCGCGTGAAGGCGATCCTCGACGACGGCACCGGAGCCGTCACCGTCGTACTCGACGACGAACTGACCCAGCAGGTCTACGACGGGACGCTCGAGGACGCCTTAGAGCAGGCCCGCGAGGCCATGGACCAGGAGGTCGTCGCTGACACGATCCGCGAGCGTATCGTGGGTCGCGAGTACCGCGTCCGCGGTCATCTCTCGGTCGACGAGTACGGCGCGAACCTCGACGCCGAGCAGTTCGCGGAGAGCGACGACGATACGGAAGCCCGTGCGAGTGCTTTCCTTACGGAGGTGAACGCATGA
- a CDS encoding ZIP family metal transporter, with protein MVSIVEVVAIAGLAGAATGLGALPIFVTERISHRFYDAALGLAAGIMFGAAVFALVVPGLEFGSLWEVVAGVLLGGVFLLAANRLIPHAHLLIAGEGDRTYPPTAQAEETLEADELTMEAGGETDDNGDGDSEDAEENRRRALLVGSAITIHNVPEGLAIGIAFAGGLEGVGIALAIAIAIQNVPDGFAMAVPASRTGLSNAKTILYTTLSGAVPEPIAAALGFALVSLVTGLFPLAAGFAAGTMIAVIFREMIPASHGHGYADAATLTFVIGFVVMVIVDVGLAV; from the coding sequence GTGGTTTCGATCGTCGAAGTCGTCGCGATTGCGGGGCTTGCAGGTGCGGCGACCGGACTCGGTGCGCTACCGATATTCGTCACCGAGCGCATCAGCCACCGCTTTTACGACGCCGCGCTCGGGCTCGCCGCCGGGATCATGTTCGGCGCGGCCGTCTTCGCCCTCGTCGTCCCGGGACTCGAGTTCGGCTCGCTGTGGGAGGTCGTCGCCGGCGTGCTCCTCGGCGGCGTCTTTCTGCTCGCCGCGAACCGACTCATTCCCCACGCCCACCTGCTGATCGCGGGCGAAGGAGACCGAACCTATCCGCCGACCGCGCAGGCAGAAGAGACGCTCGAGGCCGACGAGCTGACGATGGAAGCCGGTGGCGAGACCGACGATAACGGAGATGGTGACAGCGAGGACGCCGAGGAAAACCGCCGACGAGCGCTGCTGGTCGGCAGCGCGATCACCATCCACAACGTTCCGGAGGGGCTGGCGATCGGCATCGCGTTCGCGGGCGGGCTCGAGGGTGTCGGCATCGCACTCGCCATCGCCATCGCGATCCAGAACGTCCCCGACGGCTTCGCGATGGCCGTCCCGGCGAGTCGAACCGGCCTCTCGAACGCCAAGACGATCCTGTACACGACTCTCTCAGGAGCGGTCCCCGAACCGATCGCGGCCGCCCTCGGCTTCGCACTCGTTAGCCTCGTCACCGGGCTTTTCCCCCTCGCAGCGGGATTCGCCGCCGGGACGATGATCGCCGTCATCTTCCGGGAGATGATCCCCGCCAGTCACGGCCACGGCTATGCAGACGCCGCGACGCTCACGTTTGTCATCGGCTTCGTCGTCATGGTGATCGTCGACGTGGGACTCGCCGTCTGA
- a CDS encoding 2,5-diamino-6-(ribosylamino)-4(3H)-pyrimidinone 5'-phosphate reductase, giving the protein MHVVVNAAMSADGKLSSRRREQLAISGEEDFDRVDRLRADSDAVVVGVGTVLADDPSLTVKDETLCERRLERGESAHPARVVVDSSGRTPEDATILDDRAATYVCLSEAAPIDSRMDLADHAELVTAGEDRVDLLRAFATLQEQGLERIMVEGGGELIFSLFDVGLVDELTVYVGAKVIGGRDAPTLADGDGFVDEFPLLSLESVKRIDDGALLRWTVDS; this is encoded by the coding sequence ATGCACGTCGTCGTCAACGCAGCGATGAGCGCGGACGGCAAACTCTCCTCGCGCCGTCGCGAGCAACTCGCGATCAGCGGCGAGGAGGATTTCGATCGAGTCGATCGCCTCCGGGCCGACAGCGACGCCGTCGTCGTCGGCGTCGGCACCGTTCTCGCGGACGATCCCAGCCTCACCGTCAAAGACGAGACGCTGTGTGAGCGCCGACTCGAGCGCGGCGAGTCGGCCCACCCCGCCCGGGTGGTCGTCGACTCGAGCGGTCGAACGCCGGAAGACGCAACGATTCTCGACGATCGGGCGGCGACGTACGTCTGTCTGAGCGAGGCCGCACCGATCGATTCGCGGATGGATCTTGCCGACCACGCGGAACTCGTGACTGCGGGCGAGGATCGCGTCGACCTTCTGCGGGCGTTCGCGACGCTGCAGGAACAGGGCTTAGAGCGGATCATGGTCGAGGGCGGCGGCGAACTCATCTTTTCGCTGTTCGACGTCGGTCTCGTCGACGAGTTGACCGTCTACGTGGGGGCGAAAGTGATCGGCGGCCGCGACGCGCCGACGCTCGCCGACGGTGACGGGTTCGTCGACGAGTTCCCACTGTTGAGCCTCGAGAGCGTGAAGCGAATCGACGACGGGGCGTTGTTGCGGTGGACGGTGGATAGCTGA
- a CDS encoding Cdc6/Cdc18 family protein produces the protein MTQFAFTPGNFPFQNRNALLDDYTPEEMVGRDDELEEYHAALQPAINASQPDNIFLYGKTGVGKTAATKFLLDRLEDASEQHDVAINTHVVNCDGADTSYRVAVELVNSFRDDKISETGHPRSKVYDLMWDSFDDHGGLIILVLDEIDHLQDDSLLYQLSRARENDNISNARVSVVGISNDLTYRDTLSPKVRSSLCERSINFPAYTADELEEVLRQRRSIAFQDNVLGNGVIPLCAAFGAQESGDARKALDLLLKAGDVAHEGDADMVREEHVRRGRGLLQEEEITRGILGLNTHEKILLYALASYVSSGDSPVRSRDLYRRYEMFCVGAGHDPLTSRWMHDHLDELEMLGLVTSEKRNEGSSGGQYKTFELSQDLIAVLDALDETIEAVGVHHSVQTMLDS, from the coding sequence ATGACCCAATTCGCCTTCACTCCAGGGAACTTCCCCTTTCAGAATCGGAACGCTCTGTTGGATGATTACACACCCGAGGAAATGGTCGGAAGAGACGACGAACTCGAGGAATACCACGCTGCGCTCCAGCCCGCGATCAACGCGAGCCAGCCTGACAACATCTTTTTGTACGGAAAAACAGGGGTCGGAAAGACGGCGGCAACCAAATTTTTGCTTGATCGTCTCGAGGACGCTAGCGAACAACACGATGTTGCGATTAATACTCATGTCGTCAACTGTGACGGTGCTGATACCAGTTATCGAGTAGCCGTCGAACTCGTGAATTCCTTCCGTGATGACAAAATCAGTGAAACTGGCCATCCTCGATCCAAAGTTTACGACCTAATGTGGGACTCGTTTGACGATCACGGTGGGCTCATAATTTTAGTACTGGACGAAATCGACCACCTACAGGACGACTCCTTGCTCTATCAACTCTCTCGAGCGCGAGAAAATGATAATATTAGTAACGCACGCGTTAGCGTCGTTGGAATCAGTAACGACCTGACTTATCGGGATACCCTTTCTCCGAAGGTTCGATCCAGTCTCTGTGAGCGGAGTATCAACTTTCCAGCGTACACTGCTGACGAACTAGAGGAAGTGCTGCGTCAGCGTCGATCCATTGCGTTTCAGGATAACGTTCTGGGTAACGGTGTCATTCCGTTGTGTGCTGCATTCGGAGCGCAGGAGTCTGGCGATGCACGGAAAGCTCTCGATCTCCTGTTGAAAGCCGGAGATGTCGCGCATGAAGGTGATGCTGATATGGTTCGCGAAGAGCACGTTCGTCGCGGTCGTGGCCTTCTCCAAGAAGAGGAGATTACACGCGGAATTTTAGGGCTCAACACACACGAGAAAATCCTGCTTTATGCATTGGCGTCGTACGTTTCGTCGGGTGACTCTCCCGTCCGATCTCGTGATTTGTATCGCCGGTACGAGATGTTTTGCGTGGGGGCCGGACACGATCCGCTGACGAGCCGATGGATGCACGATCATCTCGATGAACTCGAGATGCTGGGATTGGTCACCTCTGAAAAGCGGAACGAAGGGAGCTCTGGGGGACAGTACAAGACGTTTGAGTTGAGCCAGGATTTGATTGCCGTCCTCGATGCGTTAGATGAGACGATTGAGGCTGTGGGTGTCCATCACTCGGTGCAAACGATGCTGGACTCGTGA
- a CDS encoding enoyl-CoA hydratase/isomerase family protein — protein sequence MSWDTVRLDWDGDIATLTVDRPEALNALNVATLEAMTKALTEAADDDARTLILTGAGDDAFIAGADIEYMKDLSTAEGQAWGELGHGVADALESFPAPTIAAVNGYAFGGGCEMAIACDLRVASESAVIGNTEIDLGIIPGWGATQRLPELVGDETARRMIFLGERLDAQSAAEAGIFGEVVADEDLEETVDELAERIAAKPAVAMRAAKQALNQRHEGSQTSGLEYEKRAFASLFGTRDQREGMEAFVEKRDPEFE from the coding sequence ATGTCCTGGGACACCGTTCGACTCGATTGGGATGGAGATATCGCAACGCTAACCGTCGACCGTCCGGAGGCGCTCAACGCCCTGAACGTGGCGACGCTCGAGGCGATGACCAAGGCGCTCACCGAAGCCGCTGACGACGATGCCCGCACGCTGATCCTGACGGGTGCCGGCGACGACGCGTTCATCGCCGGCGCGGACATCGAGTACATGAAGGATCTCTCCACCGCCGAGGGACAAGCGTGGGGGGAACTCGGCCACGGCGTCGCCGACGCGCTCGAGTCGTTCCCTGCACCGACGATCGCGGCGGTCAACGGCTACGCGTTCGGCGGCGGCTGCGAGATGGCCATCGCCTGCGACCTGCGCGTCGCGAGCGAGTCGGCCGTCATCGGCAACACGGAGATCGACCTCGGCATCATCCCTGGCTGGGGAGCCACCCAGCGACTACCGGAACTCGTCGGCGACGAGACCGCGCGGCGGATGATCTTCCTCGGCGAGCGCCTCGACGCCCAGTCGGCCGCCGAGGCGGGCATCTTCGGCGAAGTCGTGGCTGACGAGGACCTCGAGGAGACCGTCGACGAGCTAGCCGAGCGGATCGCGGCAAAACCGGCCGTCGCGATGCGCGCGGCCAAGCAGGCGCTCAACCAGCGCCACGAGGGATCACAGACGAGCGGGCTCGAGTACGAAAAACGGGCCTTCGCGAGCCTGTTCGGCACGCGGGATCAGCGCGAAGGGATGGAGGCGTTCGTCGAGAAACGGGATCCGGAGTTCGAATAA
- the msrA gene encoding peptide-methionine (S)-S-oxide reductase MsrA, with protein MERATFGGGCFWCVEAAMEQLEGVESVTSGYAGGDTEDPTYREVCSGRTGHAEVVQLEYDPDRIAYEDLLEVFFTIHDPTQLNRQGPDVGSQYRSAVYAHDDAQLETAEAFAEELENEGLYDGIVTDIEPLETFYKAEEKHQNYFEKNPNDAYCTMHAAPKVEKVREKFTDSVESEQPSP; from the coding sequence ATGGAACGCGCGACCTTCGGTGGCGGCTGTTTCTGGTGTGTCGAGGCGGCGATGGAACAACTCGAGGGCGTCGAGTCGGTCACGTCCGGCTACGCCGGCGGGGACACCGAGGATCCCACCTACCGCGAGGTTTGTTCCGGGCGGACTGGCCACGCAGAGGTCGTCCAACTCGAGTACGATCCCGACCGAATCGCCTACGAAGACCTACTCGAGGTGTTCTTTACGATCCACGACCCGACCCAGCTGAACCGGCAGGGTCCGGACGTCGGGAGCCAGTACCGATCGGCCGTCTACGCCCACGACGACGCGCAACTCGAGACCGCCGAGGCGTTCGCCGAGGAACTCGAAAACGAAGGGCTCTATGACGGGATCGTCACCGATATCGAGCCCCTCGAGACGTTCTACAAGGCCGAGGAGAAACACCAGAACTACTTCGAGAAGAACCCCAACGACGCCTACTGTACGATGCACGCGGCACCCAAAGTCGAGAAGGTCCGCGAGAAGTTCACCGACAGCGTCGAGAGCGAACAGCCCTCCCCCTGA
- a CDS encoding FAD-dependent oxidoreductase, with the protein MNSQPDVLVVGGGATGTGIARDLALRGVNITLVDRDGLSAGATGRSHGLLHSGARYAESDAEGALECLEENRILREIGGECIRETRGLFVQLAGDDPDYFEEKRAACEEIGIPVEVIDGETARDAVPGLADAVERAMWVPDGVVVPSRLVAANAADARDHGAQILPHAPVTSMTVDDGRIAAVSLGGDVAETVEPTYVVNATGAHAGKLAAMAGVDVEMRPTRGVMISVGYDGLEPVLNRCRDPADGDIVVPHDGEVVLGTTSVPVDDPDAYETADWEVEETISECATILPDVADAEHIRTWWGVRPLYEPEEAARGGRGISRGFHVLDHDTTDGVTNFASVVGGKLTTYRRMAEVTADLVCERLGVDRACTTATNELPGATASSTLDGFVREFDGQGPTDTDLVEGTDRK; encoded by the coding sequence ATGAACAGTCAACCGGACGTCCTCGTCGTCGGTGGTGGCGCGACCGGGACGGGAATCGCGAGGGACCTCGCACTGCGCGGAGTGAACATCACGCTCGTCGACCGAGACGGGCTCTCGGCCGGGGCAACGGGGCGCTCTCACGGCCTGCTTCACAGCGGCGCTCGCTACGCGGAGAGCGACGCCGAGGGCGCACTCGAGTGTCTCGAGGAGAACCGCATCCTCAGGGAGATCGGCGGCGAGTGTATCCGAGAGACGCGCGGCCTGTTCGTCCAGTTGGCCGGAGACGATCCGGATTACTTCGAGGAGAAACGCGCGGCCTGCGAGGAGATTGGGATCCCAGTCGAGGTGATTGACGGTGAGACCGCCCGCGACGCTGTGCCCGGTCTCGCGGACGCGGTCGAGCGCGCAATGTGGGTTCCGGACGGCGTCGTCGTTCCGTCGCGGCTGGTCGCCGCCAACGCGGCGGATGCTCGAGATCACGGCGCGCAGATCCTGCCCCACGCACCGGTGACGTCGATGACCGTGGACGACGGCCGGATCGCGGCGGTTTCGCTTGGCGGGGACGTTGCGGAGACCGTCGAGCCAACGTACGTCGTGAACGCGACCGGCGCCCACGCCGGCAAACTGGCGGCCATGGCTGGCGTCGACGTCGAGATGCGGCCGACGCGGGGTGTGATGATTTCGGTCGGCTACGACGGTCTCGAGCCCGTTCTCAACCGCTGTCGGGATCCCGCGGACGGCGACATCGTCGTGCCCCACGACGGGGAGGTCGTCCTCGGAACGACGAGCGTGCCGGTCGACGACCCCGACGCGTACGAGACGGCCGATTGGGAAGTCGAAGAGACCATATCGGAGTGTGCGACGATACTCCCCGACGTTGCCGACGCGGAGCATATCCGGACGTGGTGGGGCGTTCGGCCCCTGTACGAGCCGGAGGAGGCCGCTCGAGGCGGTCGCGGAATCTCCAGAGGATTTCACGTGCTCGATCACGACACGACCGACGGTGTCACAAACTTCGCCAGCGTCGTCGGCGGAAAGCTCACGACGTATCGACGGATGGCCGAGGTGACGGCCGATCTCGTCTGTGAGCGGCTCGGCGTAGACCGTGCGTGTACCACTGCAACGAACGAACTACCGGGTGCAACAGCGTCGTCGACACTGGACGGGTTCGTTCGAGAGTTCGACGGACAGGGGCCGACGGATACGGATCTCGTCGAGGGAACCGATAGAAAGTGA
- a CDS encoding NAD(P)/FAD-dependent oxidoreductase, whose protein sequence is MNEATNPTETVHEVVIVGSGVAGLSAAVYAARADLEPLVLEGPEPGGQLTLTTEVENFLGFPEGVGGMELIQRGKEQAERFGAEFIHGTVETAQLEDRPFELALSNGDVLRTRALIVATGASARWVGAENEDELMGYGLSTCATCDGAFHRGDDVLVVGGGDSAMEEALFLAKFAESVTVVHRRDELRASEVMARRAREHDRISFRWNAELLAIHGSRDEGVTGASLVSHPEGRPTDRLEEGLDVEEETVAVGGIFYGVGHVPNTSFLEETPVELDETGHLLTLEGMTTETAVDGVFGAGDVMDPDYRQAITAAGTGSMAALDAESWLDEELEREAPAAVTVATTD, encoded by the coding sequence ATGAACGAGGCGACGAATCCCACTGAAACCGTCCACGAGGTAGTGATCGTCGGCTCCGGCGTCGCCGGCCTTTCGGCCGCCGTTTATGCCGCCCGCGCCGACCTCGAGCCGCTCGTCCTCGAGGGGCCCGAACCGGGCGGCCAACTGACGCTGACGACCGAGGTGGAGAACTTCCTCGGCTTCCCCGAAGGCGTTGGCGGGATGGAACTGATCCAGCGCGGCAAGGAACAGGCCGAACGGTTCGGCGCCGAGTTCATCCACGGCACCGTCGAGACGGCACAGCTCGAGGATCGGCCCTTCGAACTCGCTCTCTCGAACGGCGATGTCCTGCGAACGCGGGCGTTGATCGTCGCAACCGGCGCCAGCGCCCGCTGGGTCGGCGCCGAGAACGAGGACGAACTGATGGGCTATGGACTCTCGACGTGTGCGACCTGCGACGGCGCGTTCCACCGCGGGGACGACGTGCTCGTCGTCGGGGGCGGCGACAGCGCGATGGAGGAGGCGCTCTTCCTCGCGAAGTTCGCCGAGAGCGTCACGGTCGTCCACCGACGGGACGAACTGCGGGCCTCCGAGGTCATGGCGCGTCGCGCTCGCGAACACGATCGGATCTCGTTCCGCTGGAACGCGGAACTGCTCGCGATTCACGGCTCGCGAGACGAGGGCGTCACCGGTGCGTCGCTGGTGAGTCATCCCGAGGGTCGGCCGACGGACCGACTCGAGGAGGGACTCGATGTCGAAGAGGAGACCGTTGCTGTCGGCGGCATCTTCTACGGCGTCGGCCACGTTCCGAACACGTCGTTCCTCGAGGAGACGCCGGTCGAACTCGACGAGACGGGCCACCTCCTGACGCTCGAGGGGATGACGACCGAGACCGCGGTCGACGGGGTGTTCGGCGCCGGTGACGTGATGGACCCCGACTACCGACAGGCGATTACGGCCGCGGGAACCGGGAGCATGGCCGCCCTCGACGCGGAGTCGTGGCTCGACGAGGAACTCGAGCGAGAGGCGCCAGCAGCCGTGACCGTAGCGACAACCGACTGA
- the trxA gene encoding thioredoxin — MATDAHSGSPEQPLNEPVYIDGEDHLQSVVDDHGVVLVDFYADWCGPCQMLEPVLDGLASETDAVIAKVDVDANQQLAGAYGVRGVPMLLLFADGEQVEQHTGALPADRLRDLIEGYTE; from the coding sequence ATGGCAACTGATGCACACAGCGGCTCTCCCGAACAGCCGCTCAACGAACCCGTCTATATCGATGGCGAAGATCACCTCCAGAGCGTTGTCGACGACCACGGCGTCGTGCTGGTAGACTTCTACGCCGACTGGTGTGGGCCCTGCCAGATGCTCGAGCCCGTTCTCGATGGGCTGGCAAGCGAGACCGACGCCGTGATCGCGAAGGTCGACGTCGACGCTAACCAGCAGCTCGCGGGCGCGTACGGTGTCCGCGGCGTGCCGATGTTGCTGTTGTTCGCAGACGGCGAACAGGTCGAACAGCACACCGGTGCCCTGCCGGCGGACCGACTCCGCGACCTGATCGAGGGATACACTGAATGA
- a CDS encoding helix-turn-helix domain-containing protein, whose amino-acid sequence MANSMSEQLQQDMECEGLLECIHGLKQLDKDCFRVMVESEEPLTIDEVADRVDRERSTAYRSIQRLLQSGFIQKEQINYDQGGYYHVYHPTDPNQIANDMQRMLNDWYAKMGQLIQEFEDKYEHVDDSPTPVEG is encoded by the coding sequence ATGGCTAATTCGATGTCGGAGCAACTCCAGCAGGATATGGAGTGCGAAGGGTTGCTGGAGTGCATCCACGGTCTCAAGCAACTCGACAAGGACTGTTTCCGGGTGATGGTCGAGAGCGAGGAGCCGTTGACGATCGACGAGGTCGCCGATCGCGTCGACCGCGAGCGCTCGACGGCCTACCGCTCGATCCAGCGGCTGCTCCAGAGCGGCTTCATCCAGAAAGAACAGATCAACTACGACCAGGGCGGTTACTACCACGTCTACCACCCGACCGACCCGAACCAGATCGCAAACGACATGCAGCGCATGTTGAACGACTGGTACGCGAAGATGGGCCAGCTCATCCAGGAGTTCGAGGACAAGTACGAGCACGTCGACGACAGCCCGACACCGGTCGAAGGATAG
- a CDS encoding vitamin K epoxide reductase family protein: MSAETQRSMAFDYEWEYTPRVATLFGLLTFVAVVGWLVTVVLTSIHLFAIPAIPSDAPVQGSIEVITSQWAYVFGIPLATLGGFYYLTTIGLALWWFDTRHPLLVKILTPITASGVAFSAYFVYLQLGVIGEICPFCMVSAGATVVLFGLELVILRGSTTPSLSSMGSDLGRVLERTNYPIVLFPVLMGLLTLAGLFVVPLLPLPEVVPFA, encoded by the coding sequence ATGTCAGCCGAAACACAGCGGTCGATGGCGTTCGATTACGAGTGGGAGTACACTCCGCGGGTAGCGACGCTCTTCGGCCTTTTAACGTTCGTCGCAGTTGTTGGATGGCTCGTAACGGTCGTCCTGACGTCGATCCATTTGTTCGCGATCCCTGCAATTCCATCCGACGCACCGGTTCAGGGAAGCATCGAAGTGATCACCAGTCAGTGGGCGTACGTCTTCGGGATCCCGCTTGCGACCCTCGGTGGGTTCTACTACCTGACGACGATCGGCCTCGCACTCTGGTGGTTCGACACCCGACACCCGCTGCTCGTCAAGATACTGACGCCGATCACGGCCAGTGGCGTCGCGTTCTCGGCGTACTTCGTCTACCTGCAACTGGGCGTCATCGGCGAGATCTGCCCGTTCTGCATGGTGTCCGCCGGGGCCACGGTCGTTCTGTTCGGCCTCGAGTTGGTGATCCTCCGGGGGAGTACGACCCCGTCGCTGTCCAGCATGGGCAGCGACCTCGGTCGCGTCCTCGAGCGGACGAACTACCCGATCGTCCTCTTCCCGGTCCTGATGGGACTGCTCACGCTCGCGGGCCTGTTCGTGGTGCCCCTGCTCCCGCTGCCCGAAGTGGTCCCGTTCGCGTAA